A single genomic interval of Thermoplasmatales archaeon harbors:
- a CDS encoding tetratricopeptide repeat protein, which translates to MILLRKYDEAEKEYREAIRINPNDAEAYANLGILYIEVGKKKDATKY; encoded by the coding sequence TTGATACTGTTAAGAAAATATGATGAAGCAGAGAAAGAATATAGAGAAGCAATAAGGATAAATCCAAATGATGCAGAGGCATATGCCAATCTTGGGATTTTATACATTGAAGTTGGAAAAAAGAAAGATGCGACGAAATACTAA
- a CDS encoding ferredoxin family protein produces MKYWIKEELKQPHGKIYLIKDRCKGCGFCIEFCPKKVLVESEEFNSKGYHPPKLDESKDKCIACGFCSLVCPEFAIYMEEENEGQIL; encoded by the coding sequence ATGAAATACTGGATAAAAGAAGAATTAAAGCAACCCCATGGAAAAATTTACCTAATAAAGGATAGATGCAAGGGTTGCGGTTTTTGCATAGAATTCTGTCCCAAAAAAGTGCTTGTTGAAAGTGAGGAGTTCAACTCCAAAGGTTACCATCCTCCAAAATTAGATGAAAGCAAGGATAAATGCATCGCATGTGGCTTCTGCTCTCTTGTTTGCCCTGAATTTGCAATTTATATGGAGGAGGAGAATGAAGGCCAAATTTTATAG
- a CDS encoding 2-oxoacid:acceptor oxidoreductase subunit alpha — MKAKFYSGNIACAEGAIHAGCRFFAGYPITPSTEIAEHMALRLPKVGGIFIQMEDEIASIAAMLGASWGGLKVMTATSGPGFSLMQENIGLAAITETPCVIVDVQRAGPSTGMPTLVGQGDVMQARWGSHGDYEVIALSPSTPEECFYMTIRAFNLAEEYRCPAILLMDESVGHTSEKIIIDEEKIEIFERKRPTSKPYFPFDENAPMACCGDGYAIHVTGLTHDKRGYPMATSPEIQDWLVRKICDKIRNNEAKIRSIEEFMMDDAKLAIVSFGSPARSCKAAIRKARSKGYKVGLIRLKTIWPFPEEYFEKISGYIDNFLVVEVNYGQIKLEVERCVKKKVHLLAKMGGEIHKPDEIYEKIKEVYND; from the coding sequence ATGAAGGCCAAATTTTATAGTGGCAATATAGCATGTGCTGAAGGTGCAATTCACGCTGGATGCAGATTTTTTGCTGGCTATCCAATCACCCCTTCAACAGAAATAGCTGAGCATATGGCATTAAGGCTTCCAAAAGTTGGAGGAATTTTTATCCAGATGGAAGATGAAATTGCATCAATAGCAGCCATGCTTGGCGCCTCCTGGGGCGGGCTGAAGGTGATGACAGCAACAAGCGGGCCTGGCTTCAGCCTGATGCAGGAAAATATAGGGCTCGCTGCGATCACTGAAACGCCTTGCGTTATTGTTGATGTTCAGAGGGCTGGGCCGAGCACTGGAATGCCAACCTTGGTTGGACAGGGAGATGTGATGCAGGCAAGATGGGGGAGCCATGGAGATTATGAAGTAATTGCTCTCTCGCCATCCACGCCGGAGGAATGCTTTTATATGACAATAAGGGCTTTTAATCTTGCTGAAGAATATCGCTGTCCCGCCATTCTTTTAATGGATGAAAGCGTTGGGCATACAAGCGAAAAAATTATAATTGATGAGGAAAAGATTGAGATTTTTGAAAGAAAAAGGCCAACAAGCAAGCCTTATTTTCCTTTTGACGAAAATGCTCCAATGGCATGCTGTGGGGATGGCTATGCGATTCATGTGACTGGATTAACACATGATAAGCGTGGCTATCCTATGGCTACATCGCCAGAAATTCAGGACTGGCTTGTAAGGAAAATATGCGATAAAATAAGAAATAACGAAGCAAAGATAAGAAGCATAGAGGAGTTCATGATGGATGACGCAAAGCTTGCAATTGTTTCATTTGGCTCGCCCGCAAGGAGCTGCAAGGCAGCGATAAGAAAAGCAAGAAGCAAAGGATATAAAGTTGGGCTGATAAGGCTTAAAACAATATGGCCATTCCCAGAGGAATATTTTGAAAAAATATCTGGCTATATAGACAACTTCCTAGTTGTTGAAGTAAATTATGGGCAGATAAAGCTTGAGGTAGAGAGATGCGTGAAGAAGAAAGTTCATTTATTGGCAAAAATGGGCGGGGAAATACATAAACCAGATGAAATATATGAAAAAATAAAGGAGGTGTATAATGATTGA
- a CDS encoding 2-oxoacid:ferredoxin oxidoreductase subunit beta, translating into MIEAREHPLDKYLRADRIPHIWCPGCGLGSILNCFLHAVEESKIDLNNFAIVSGIGCTGRVAGYLNVDSYHTTHGRAIPFATGLKLANPKIKVVVFSGDGDLFAIGGNHLIHAARRNVDITVICVNNYNYGMTGGQLGPTTPLGAKTTTTPYGNFEHPFNLCNVAAASGAVYVARWTALHARRLKESMKEALLKRGFSFIEVIASCPTTYGRYNKMPTGLDTMKYYKENSIIMHGIDPSKTDIDDKIIVGKFVDIEGKPTFDEMIRAIK; encoded by the coding sequence ATGATTGAAGCAAGGGAACATCCTCTTGATAAATATCTTCGTGCCGATAGAATTCCCCATATATGGTGTCCTGGATGTGGCTTAGGAAGCATTTTGAATTGCTTCCTTCATGCGGTAGAAGAAAGTAAGATTGATTTAAACAATTTTGCAATTGTATCTGGAATTGGCTGTACTGGCAGGGTGGCTGGCTACCTTAATGTTGATTCCTACCATACAACTCATGGAAGGGCAATTCCTTTTGCAACTGGCTTGAAGCTTGCAAATCCAAAAATAAAGGTAGTTGTATTCAGTGGGGATGGCGACCTTTTTGCAATAGGGGGAAATCACCTCATACATGCTGCGAGAAGAAATGTTGATATTACTGTTATATGTGTAAATAATTATAACTATGGAATGACTGGCGGGCAACTCGGCCCAACCACTCCATTAGGAGCAAAGACAACAACAACCCCATATGGCAACTTTGAGCATCCCTTCAACCTTTGCAATGTGGCAGCAGCCAGCGGAGCTGTTTATGTTGCAAGATGGACTGCACTGCATGCGAGAAGGCTTAAAGAAAGTATGAAGGAAGCACTGCTTAAAAGGGGCTTTTCATTCATTGAAGTTATTGCTTCATGCCCAACAACATATGGAAGATATAATAAGATGCCAACTGGGCTTGATACAATGAAATATTATAAGGAAAACTCAATCATAATGCATGGAATAGACCCAAGTAAAACCGATATAGATGATAAAATTATTGTTGGAAAATTTGTTGATATAGAAGGAAAACCAACATTTGATGAAATGATAAGGGCGATAAAATGA
- a CDS encoding 2-oxoacid:acceptor oxidoreductase family protein translates to MRKEIKFGGFGGQGIILMGNITARAAAIYDNKYATFTPSYGPEARGGAASSNVVIDDEEIDYPYVTEPDIIVVMSQEAYERYAPMLKENGLLIIDEDLVKLKNGCGAIKMPATRVAEMLGKRIVANIVMLGFFVGVTKIVSYEAIKKAVLETVPEKFRELNEEALRKGYERGVEWQKE, encoded by the coding sequence ATGAGGAAGGAAATAAAGTTCGGGGGCTTTGGAGGGCAGGGCATTATTCTCATGGGAAATATAACAGCGAGAGCGGCGGCAATATATGATAATAAATACGCGACTTTCACTCCTTCATACGGGCCCGAGGCAAGAGGCGGGGCGGCAAGCTCAAATGTTGTAATAGATGATGAAGAAATTGATTATCCCTATGTTACAGAGCCAGATATAATTGTTGTGATGAGTCAGGAGGCATATGAAAGATATGCTCCTATGTTGAAAGAAAATGGATTGCTTATAATAGATGAAGATTTAGTAAAACTTAAGAATGGATGTGGTGCAATAAAGATGCCAGCAACAAGAGTTGCTGAGATGCTTGGAAAGAGAATTGTTGCAAACATAGTTATGCTCGGATTTTTTGTAGGTGTAACAAAAATTGTTTCCTATGAAGCAATAAAAAAAGCGGTGCTTGAAACCGTGCCGGAAAAATTCCGCGAGTTAAATGAAGAAGCTTTAAGAAAAGGGTATGAGCGAGGGGTAGAATGGCAAAAAGAATAG
- a CDS encoding CoB--CoM heterodisulfide reductase iron-sulfur subunit A family protein: MAKRIGVFVCHCGVNIAGTVDVARVVKEISVYPGVVFATDYQYMCSDPGQSLIKKKIEEENLDGVIVAACSPSMHEETFRNVCKQYFNEYRCEMANIREHCSWVHEGIEATEKAIKIIKASIEKLKENEDLKPIFVPVEKKCLVIGGGIAGIQAALDIADAGYNVILVEKEASIGGRMAQLSETFPTLDCSQCILTPKMVAVSRHPKIKLLTYSEIIDISGYVGNFHVKILKKPRYVDEDKCTVCGDCEKVCPVIVPNEFEMGRKPRKAIYIPFPQAVPSTYTLDIKNCLGVSPLICGKCKEACEAKAIDYDMKEQIIEENVGAIIVATGYDLYDKSKLVEYGYGEDDDIITSIEFERMLSANGPTKGEIIKPSNGKEVKKIVFIQCAGSRDEQHMPYCSSICCMYTAKHALLYKHHVPQGEAYIFYIDIRAGGKGYEEFVSRVMKEERVNYIRGKVAKIYRDGDKIVVCGVDTLTGKKVEVRADLVVLALAILGKDEIAKKLRIAVDEGGFFKESHPKLKPVEALSRGIFFAGCCQSPKDIPSAVAQASGSAAKALGLISKDKLEKDPLIAFVDENCSGCGVCISVCPYGALVKEGGKAKCIEALCEGCGTCAAACPSNNIEMKNYRDKQIEKMIEVII, encoded by the coding sequence ATGGCAAAAAGAATAGGGGTTTTTGTTTGCCATTGCGGGGTAAATATTGCTGGAACAGTAGATGTTGCGAGAGTTGTTAAAGAGATTTCCGTTTATCCAGGTGTTGTTTTTGCAACGGATTATCAATATATGTGTTCTGATCCAGGGCAGAGTTTAATAAAGAAGAAAATTGAGGAAGAAAATCTTGATGGAGTTATTGTTGCAGCATGCTCACCTTCAATGCATGAAGAAACCTTTAGAAATGTATGCAAGCAATATTTCAATGAATATAGATGCGAGATGGCAAATATAAGGGAGCATTGCTCATGGGTCCATGAAGGCATAGAAGCAACAGAAAAAGCAATAAAGATAATAAAGGCTTCAATTGAAAAATTAAAAGAAAATGAGGATTTAAAGCCAATTTTTGTTCCTGTTGAAAAGAAATGCCTCGTTATAGGAGGGGGAATTGCTGGCATACAGGCGGCGCTGGATATTGCGGATGCGGGCTATAATGTTATTTTGGTGGAGAAGGAAGCAAGCATCGGCGGAAGAATGGCTCAGTTGAGCGAGACTTTTCCAACCCTTGACTGCTCGCAGTGCATTTTAACCCCAAAAATGGTTGCAGTTTCAAGGCATCCAAAAATAAAATTGCTCACATATTCAGAAATTATTGATATAAGTGGATATGTAGGAAATTTTCATGTAAAAATACTGAAGAAGCCAAGATATGTTGATGAAGATAAATGCACTGTTTGCGGTGATTGCGAAAAAGTTTGTCCTGTTATTGTTCCAAATGAATTTGAAATGGGAAGAAAGCCAAGAAAGGCAATTTATATTCCATTCCCTCAGGCAGTTCCTTCAACATACACTCTTGATATAAAAAATTGTCTTGGGGTGAGTCCTCTTATATGTGGAAAATGCAAAGAAGCATGTGAAGCAAAGGCAATTGATTATGATATGAAGGAGCAAATAATTGAGGAAAATGTTGGAGCAATTATTGTTGCAACAGGATATGATTTATATGATAAAAGCAAGTTGGTTGAATATGGATATGGAGAAGACGATGATATAATTACAAGCATTGAATTTGAAAGAATGCTTTCTGCAAATGGTCCCACAAAAGGAGAGATAATAAAGCCAAGTAATGGAAAAGAAGTAAAAAAAATTGTTTTTATTCAATGTGCTGGTTCAAGAGATGAGCAGCATATGCCATATTGCAGTTCAATCTGTTGTATGTATACTGCAAAACATGCCCTGCTTTACAAGCATCATGTTCCGCAAGGCGAAGCGTATATATTCTACATAGACATAAGGGCGGGAGGGAAAGGATATGAGGAATTTGTTTCAAGAGTTATGAAAGAAGAGAGAGTAAATTATATAAGAGGAAAGGTTGCAAAAATTTATAGAGATGGAGATAAAATAGTTGTCTGCGGGGTTGATACATTAACAGGGAAAAAAGTAGAAGTTAGGGCAGATTTGGTTGTTCTTGCCCTTGCAATTCTTGGAAAAGATGAAATTGCGAAAAAATTGCGAATTGCGGTTGATGAAGGAGGATTTTTCAAGGAATCCCATCCAAAATTGAAGCCAGTTGAAGCATTATCGCGTGGCATATTTTTTGCAGGTTGCTGTCAAAGCCCAAAAGATATACCATCAGCAGTTGCTCAGGCGAGTGGTTCAGCGGCTAAAGCTCTTGGATTGATCTCAAAAGATAAGCTTGAGAAAGACCCGCTTATTGCTTTTGTTGATGAAAATTGTTCTGGTTGCGGGGTATGTATAAGTGTATGTCCTTATGGAGCACTGGTAAAAGAAGGAGGTAAAGCAAAATGCATAGAAGCTCTTTGCGAGGGATGTGGAACTTGCGCTGCTGCGTGTCCTAGCAATAATATAGAAATGAAAAATTATAGGGACAAGCAAATTGAAAAAATGATTGAGGTGATAATATGA